The segment GTTTGCCATCGACGAACCGATGCCCGACCCGTCTACGCTCATCTATGCCCGCAAACGCTACGGCGACAAGATCGTCGAAGACATCAATGCCGCACTCGTAAAGCAGTGTGAGGAAAAAGCCGTTCTGAAAACCCGCAAATTGCGCACGGATACGACGGTTGTGGAATCCGACATCCATCACCCGACAGACGCTACGCTGTTGCAAGATGGCGTAAAAGTCATCACTCGAACGATTCAGAAAATCCGGAAAGTCGCCTCCCACACTGTTCAAGGCTTTGAAGATCGTACGGCAGAAATCAAGGAAAAGATTCTGTCCATCGCGAAAGTTCTACGTCGCCGCACCCGTGAATCTTGGGAAGAAGTTGACCGGATCACTGGGAGCGTAATCGAAGTAGCCGAGAACGTTGTGAACAAGGCGCAAGCCGTTATCGAGAAACTGCAAGACAAGGGCAAAGCTGCTCTTCGACAAAGTAAAACCAAACTGACCGAGGCGGTCACGCTAACCGGCAAGTTGTTGGAACAAGCCAAACAGGTCGTTTCCGGCAATCGAATCATCGCAGATCGGATCGTCAGTTTCTTTGACCCGGAAGCAAGACCGATTAAGAAAGGTAAGCTGGCCAAAGGAACTGAGTTCGGCTACAAGGTGCGAATCGACGAGACGGAAAGCGGCTTTGTGACCGGCTACGCTGTCTACGAGGGGAACCCCTCGGATGATGAACTGCTCGTTCCCGCTGTACAGGCGCATATCAAGCAATTCGGCAAAGCGCCGCAAGCTGTAGCGACCGACCGCGGTTTCTCAAGCAAGAAGAACGAAACGGCCATTACCGAACTTGGTGTGAAGCGAGCTAGCTTGCCGCGAAAGGGCAAAAAAGGCATTGCCCGATCCGAGTACGAAAACGAATTATGGTTCAAAGACTTGCAGCGTTACCGTGCAGCTGGAGAAGCGAAGATTAGTCTTCTCAAGCGGAAGTACGGTTTGAACCGCAGCAGGTATCGGGGCTTTGTCGGCTCAAAATGC is part of the Paenibacillus thermoaerophilus genome and harbors:
- a CDS encoding ISNCY family transposase; protein product: MLKLRDEQLTIWDAILPESVRKLPVELAIIDQLLDDDRFLQPFTELHPKGKKSGRPTLAIEKYIRLMVLKHKYNLGYESLVKEVGDSITWRMFCRFAIDEPMPDPSTLIYARKRYGDKIVEDINAALVKQCEEKAVLKTRKLRTDTTVVESDIHHPTDATLLQDGVKVITRTIQKIRKVASHTVQGFEDRTAEIKEKILSIAKVLRRRTRESWEEVDRITGSVIEVAENVVNKAQAVIEKLQDKGKAALRQSKTKLTEAVTLTGKLLEQAKQVVSGNRIIADRIVSFFDPEARPIKKGKLAKGTEFGYKVRIDETESGFVTGYAVYEGNPSDDELLVPAVQAHIKQFGKAPQAVATDRGFSSKKNETAITELGVKRASLPRKGKKGIARSEYENELWFKDLQRYRAAGEAKISLLKRKYGLNRSRYRGFVGSKCWVGFGILTHNLQRAAKMLQN